Proteins co-encoded in one Acidimicrobiales bacterium genomic window:
- a CDS encoding cytidylate kinase family protein — MPLVTISGLPGAGTSTLARAVAAALGLAHVDGGQVFRALAAERDQDVHAFGAEAESDPSIDVELDTRLARRGAEGDVVLESRLAGWIATHEGLPALRVWVECAEGERARRVAAREGSTPDVTAAQNRRREVSEARRYRDYYGIDLADRSPYDLVLDSTATPVEDLLAAVLAAAPGRAGPGSGTAVSPGADAAL; from the coding sequence GTGCCGCTCGTGACCATCTCCGGCCTCCCCGGGGCCGGGACCAGCACGCTGGCCCGCGCCGTGGCCGCGGCCCTGGGCCTGGCCCACGTGGACGGGGGCCAGGTGTTCCGGGCCCTGGCCGCCGAGCGGGACCAGGACGTCCACGCCTTCGGGGCCGAAGCCGAGTCCGACCCTTCCATCGACGTGGAGCTCGACACCCGCCTGGCCCGCCGCGGGGCCGAGGGCGACGTGGTGCTCGAGTCCCGCCTGGCCGGGTGGATCGCCACCCACGAGGGCCTGCCCGCCCTGCGGGTGTGGGTCGAGTGCGCCGAGGGCGAGCGGGCCCGCCGGGTGGCGGCCCGGGAGGGCTCCACACCCGACGTGACGGCGGCCCAGAACCGCCGCCGGGAGGTGAGCGAGGCCCGGCGCTACCGCGACTACTACGGCATCGACCTCGCCGATCGGAGCCCGTACGACCTGGTCCTCGACTCCACCGCCACCCCGGTGGAGGACCTCCTGGCCGCGGTCCTGGCCGCGGCGCCGGGCCGGGCCGGGCCGGGGTCGGGGACGGCGGTCTCGCCCGGCGCCGACGCCGCCCTGTAG
- the mihF gene encoding integration host factor, actinobacterial type: MPQPPQLTPEQREAALAKAAAARRARAELKEKLKMGSLSLSAVLDQAEGDAVVGKTKVLAVIESLPGVGKVKARRTMDEIGIAETRTLKGLGAQQRKALLDAFN, translated from the coding sequence ATGCCTCAGCCCCCCCAGTTGACGCCGGAGCAGCGTGAAGCTGCCCTGGCCAAGGCCGCCGCCGCTCGTCGAGCCCGAGCCGAGCTGAAGGAGAAGCTGAAGATGGGCTCCCTCAGCCTGTCTGCCGTGCTCGACCAGGCCGAGGGCGATGCCGTCGTCGGCAAGACCAAGGTGCTGGCGGTGATCGAGTCGCTCCCCGGTGTCGGCAAGGTCAAGGCCCGCCGCACCATGGACGAGATCGGCATCGCCGAGACCCGGACCCTCAAGGGCCTCGGGGCCCAGCAGCGCAAGGCGCTGCTCGACGCCTTCAACTGA
- the rpoZ gene encoding DNA-directed RNA polymerase subunit omega: protein MSWQHDTMMNPAIEELTTRADESKFKLVTLGATRARQINSYFGQLGEGLGTLVPPQVTSVARKPLSIAFEEIAADKIVPVDPPTEEELAEMAAAEAAAAADAAALEAGSSD from the coding sequence ATGAGCTGGCAGCACGACACGATGATGAACCCGGCCATCGAGGAGCTCACCACCAGGGCCGACGAGTCGAAGTTCAAGCTGGTGACCCTGGGCGCCACCCGGGCCCGGCAGATCAACTCGTACTTCGGCCAGCTGGGCGAGGGCCTGGGCACCCTGGTCCCGCCGCAGGTCACCAGCGTGGCCCGCAAGCCGCTGTCCATCGCCTTCGAAGAGATCGCGGCCGACAAGATCGTCCCCGTCGACCCTCCCACCGAGGAGGAGCTGGCCGAGATGGCCGCCGCCGAGGCGGCCGCCGCGGCCGACGCCGCCGCCCTCGAGGCCGGCTCGTCCGACTGA
- the coaBC gene encoding bifunctional phosphopantothenoylcysteine decarboxylase/phosphopantothenate--cysteine ligase CoaBC — translation MTAADPPPPASHLAGRRVVLGVTGGIAAYKAVEVCRRLVDAGAHVAPVLTEGATRFVGAATFSALASEPTQTTLFDEPHPIPHTRLGQGADVVVVAPATARLLADYATGRSDDLLTATLLATRAPVVVAPAMHTEMWEHPAVQDNVATLARRGVVVVPPEEGRLAGGDVGAGRLADPAAIVAAVEAAVGPRDLAGTTVLVTAGGTREPIDPVRFVGNRSSGKQGHAVAAEAAARGAAVTLVTTSGLALPAGVEVVRVETAAEMHDAVMARAATAEVVVMAAAVADFRPRSPSHHKIKKGEGVPEVALEPTVDILATLGARRRPGQTLVGFAAETRDVEAAAADKLRRKGVDLIVANDVGAPGAGFEHDTNRVMVLSASGIDQDVPLSDKRLVARAVIDAVVGHRRGPAGGPTAPPSSPSPPRSPEP, via the coding sequence GTGACCGCCGCCGACCCGCCGCCCCCCGCCTCCCACCTGGCCGGCCGGCGGGTCGTCCTGGGCGTCACCGGCGGCATCGCCGCCTACAAGGCGGTCGAGGTCTGCCGCCGGCTGGTGGACGCCGGGGCCCACGTGGCCCCCGTCCTCACCGAGGGGGCGACCCGCTTCGTGGGGGCCGCCACCTTCTCGGCCCTGGCCAGCGAGCCCACGCAGACCACCCTGTTCGACGAGCCCCACCCCATCCCCCACACCCGGCTGGGGCAGGGGGCCGACGTGGTGGTGGTGGCCCCGGCCACGGCCCGCCTGCTGGCCGACTACGCCACCGGCCGCTCCGACGACCTGCTCACCGCCACCCTCCTGGCCACCCGGGCCCCGGTGGTGGTGGCCCCGGCCATGCACACCGAGATGTGGGAGCACCCGGCGGTGCAGGACAACGTGGCCACCCTGGCCCGCCGGGGCGTGGTCGTCGTCCCGCCCGAGGAGGGCCGCCTGGCCGGCGGCGACGTCGGGGCCGGGCGCCTGGCCGACCCGGCCGCCATCGTGGCCGCCGTGGAGGCCGCCGTCGGGCCCCGCGACCTGGCCGGGACCACGGTGCTGGTCACCGCCGGCGGCACCCGCGAGCCCATCGACCCGGTGCGCTTCGTGGGCAACCGCAGCTCGGGCAAGCAGGGCCACGCGGTGGCGGCCGAGGCCGCGGCCCGGGGGGCGGCGGTCACCCTGGTCACCACCAGCGGCCTGGCCCTGCCGGCCGGGGTGGAGGTGGTCCGGGTGGAGACGGCGGCCGAGATGCACGACGCCGTGATGGCCCGCGCCGCCACCGCCGAGGTGGTGGTCATGGCCGCCGCGGTGGCCGACTTCCGGCCCCGGTCCCCGTCCCACCACAAGATCAAGAAGGGCGAGGGCGTGCCCGAGGTGGCCCTGGAGCCCACCGTCGACATCCTGGCCACCCTCGGGGCCCGGCGCCGGCCGGGCCAGACCCTGGTCGGCTTCGCGGCCGAGACCCGCGACGTCGAGGCCGCCGCCGCCGACAAGCTGCGCCGCAAGGGCGTCGACCTGATCGTGGCCAACGACGTCGGCGCGCCGGGGGCCGGCTTCGAGCACGACACCAACCGGGTGATGGTGCTCTCGGCCTCCGGCATCGACCAAGATGTCCCCCTCAGCGACAAGCGCCTCGTCGCTCGAGCCGTGATCGACGCCGTGGTGGGCCACCGCCGCGGCCCGGCCGGGGGTCCCACAGCGCCCCCGTCCTCTCCCTCACCCCCAAGGAGCCCAGAACCGTGA
- the metK gene encoding methionine adenosyltransferase, whose translation MSRFTFTSESVTEGHPDKMADQISDSILDAILTNDPAARVACETMVTTGLAIVAGEITTSEYVEIPKIVRDTILDIGYDNADFGIDGQTCGVITTIDPQSPDIAQGVDTALETRVGSSGEDALNSQGAGDQGMMFGYACTETEDLMPLPIWLAHKLSARMAEVRKSGILPYLRPDAKTQVTVDYEGNKPVELKTVLISTQHQPGVDADSTIKPDLIEHVIRPSLPEQFADDDFRVLVNPTGKFELGGPHADCGLTGRKIIVDTYGGMARHGGGAFSGKDPSKVDRSAAYAARYVAKNVVAAGLADRCEIQVAYAIGVAHPVSVMVETFGTEHVGRARIAELVDEHFDLRPGAFRKALKLHRPIYQKTAAYGHFGRDDHDFTWEKTDKAAQLRDAAGLGEREVVAAE comes from the coding sequence GTGAGCCGCTTCACCTTCACCTCGGAGTCGGTGACCGAGGGCCATCCCGACAAGATGGCCGACCAGATCTCGGACTCGATCCTGGACGCCATCCTGACCAACGACCCCGCGGCCCGGGTGGCGTGCGAGACCATGGTGACGACCGGCCTGGCCATCGTGGCCGGCGAGATCACCACCAGCGAGTACGTCGAGATCCCCAAGATCGTGCGGGACACCATCCTCGACATCGGCTACGACAACGCCGACTTCGGCATCGACGGCCAGACCTGCGGCGTCATCACCACCATCGACCCGCAGTCCCCCGACATCGCCCAGGGCGTGGACACCGCCCTGGAGACCCGGGTCGGCAGCTCCGGCGAGGACGCCCTCAACAGCCAGGGCGCCGGCGACCAGGGGATGATGTTCGGCTACGCCTGCACCGAGACCGAGGACCTCATGCCCCTGCCGATCTGGCTGGCGCACAAGCTCTCGGCCCGCATGGCCGAGGTCCGCAAGTCCGGCATCCTCCCGTACCTCCGCCCCGACGCCAAGACCCAGGTCACCGTCGACTACGAGGGCAACAAGCCCGTCGAGCTCAAGACGGTGCTGATCTCCACGCAGCACCAGCCCGGGGTCGACGCCGACAGCACCATCAAGCCCGACCTGATCGAGCACGTCATCCGTCCGTCCCTGCCCGAGCAGTTCGCCGACGACGACTTCCGCGTGCTGGTCAACCCGACCGGCAAGTTCGAGCTGGGCGGTCCCCACGCCGACTGCGGTCTCACCGGCCGCAAGATCATCGTCGACACCTACGGCGGCATGGCCCGCCACGGCGGTGGCGCCTTCTCGGGCAAGGACCCGTCGAAGGTCGACCGCTCCGCGGCGTATGCGGCCCGCTACGTGGCGAAGAACGTCGTGGCCGCGGGCCTCGCCGACCGCTGCGAGATCCAGGTCGCGTACGCGATCGGCGTGGCGCATCCGGTGTCCGTGATGGTCGAGACGTTCGGCACCGAGCACGTCGGCCGTGCGCGGATCGCCGAGCTCGTCGACGAGCACTTCGACCTGCGCCCCGGCGCATTCCGCAAGGCGCTCAAGCTCCACCGGCCGATCTACCAGAAGACCGCCGCCTACGGCCACTTCGGCCGCGACGACCACGACTTCACGTGGGAGAAAACCGACAAGGCGGCGCAGCTGCGCGACGCCGCCGGGCTCGGCGAGCGCGAGGTCGTAGCCGCCGAGTAG